One part of the Deltaproteobacteria bacterium genome encodes these proteins:
- a CDS encoding argininosuccinate synthase has product MPHPSVKKVVLAYSGGLDTSIIIPWLKEHYQCDVIAFAADIGQGEELSGLEAKALRTGASRCVIQDLREEFCTDYLFPMLQAGAVYERKYLLGTAIARPLIAKRMMDLVEATGADAVAHGCTGKGNDQVRFELTCKAYDPTVRIIAPWREWSIRSREDALRYAQEHNIPVSSAPNKLYSHDRNLWHLSSEGGILEDPWNAPPKDLFQLTIDPLDAPNTPETVEIEFVGGRPVGLNGQRLPPVALLEQLNALGGRHGVGRVDIVENRLVGMKSRGVYETPGGTILYAAHQALERLVLDAATLHFKESIAPKYAELIYNGLWFTPLREAIDAFVQETQKNVAGTARIQLYKGSCAVLGRKSPYSLYREDFATFGEDDVYNQKDAEGFINLFGLPLKVRALIEQSGDETLKGYQPPKYSKFKRD; this is encoded by the coding sequence ATGCCTCATCCATCGGTCAAGAAAGTCGTCCTCGCGTATTCCGGCGGACTCGACACCTCGATCATCATCCCGTGGCTGAAAGAACATTATCAGTGCGACGTGATCGCGTTCGCCGCCGACATCGGCCAAGGCGAGGAATTGAGCGGCCTCGAAGCCAAGGCGTTGCGCACCGGAGCCAGTCGCTGCGTCATCCAAGATCTGCGCGAGGAATTTTGCACCGATTATTTGTTCCCGATGCTCCAAGCCGGCGCGGTCTATGAACGCAAATATCTGCTCGGCACCGCGATCGCGCGGCCGCTGATCGCCAAACGGATGATGGACCTGGTCGAGGCCACGGGCGCAGACGCGGTCGCGCACGGCTGCACCGGCAAAGGGAACGACCAAGTCCGTTTCGAACTCACCTGTAAGGCCTACGATCCGACCGTGCGGATCATCGCGCCGTGGCGCGAATGGTCGATCCGCTCGCGGGAAGACGCGCTCCGCTACGCGCAAGAGCACAACATCCCTGTCAGTTCCGCGCCGAACAAACTGTACAGCCACGATCGCAATCTCTGGCACCTCTCCAGCGAAGGTGGCATCTTGGAAGACCCGTGGAATGCGCCGCCGAAGGACTTGTTCCAGCTCACGATCGATCCGCTCGATGCGCCGAATACGCCCGAGACCGTGGAGATTGAATTCGTCGGAGGGCGTCCGGTCGGCTTAAACGGCCAACGTCTCCCCCCGGTCGCACTGCTCGAACAACTGAACGCGCTCGGCGGGCGCCACGGCGTCGGTCGCGTCGACATCGTCGAAAACCGCTTAGTCGGCATGAAGTCGCGCGGCGTCTATGAAACGCCCGGCGGCACGATCCTGTACGCCGCGCACCAAGCGCTCGAGCGTTTAGTCCTCGACGCCGCCACGCTCCATTTCAAGGAATCGATCGCGCCGAAATATGCCGAGCTGATTTACAACGGCCTCTGGTTCACGCCGCTGCGCGAGGCGATCGACGCGTTCGTCCAGGAGACGCAGAAGAACGTCGCCGGCACGGCGCGGATTCAGCTCTATAAAGGATCGTGCGCGGTCCTCGGCCGCAAATCGCCATATTCGCTCTATCGCGAGGACTTTGCGACGTTCGGCGAAGACGACGTCTATAACCAAAAGGACGCGGAAGGCTTCATCAACTTGTTCGGCCTGCCGCTGAAAGTGCGCGCTTTAATCGAGCAAAGCGGCGACGAAACGCTGAAGGGCTATCAGCCGCCGAAGTACAGCAAGTTCAAGCGGGATTGA
- the argH gene encoding argininosuccinate lyase, which yields MTLWHGRFSGTMSDAMRALNHSLAIDIRLLPYDLAVNRAWAQELAQIGILTAAELQAIERGIDQLAQEPATITSDEDVHSLVERRLTEIVGAAGAKIHTGRSRNDQVMTDLRLYLKDACAGLQRAMCDTVTVLCDRAEEYRDTVLPGYTHLQQAQPIALGHYLLSAATSLRDDAGRLRDAAARFDACPLGSGALAGSAYPIDRARVARALGFAAATPNSLTATSMRDECLEVASACAICMTHLSRYAEDAVLWSSQEFRFVTFADTVTTGSSMMPQKKNPDAMELIRGKTARVIGQLQTLFTLVKGLPLAYARDLQEDKPALFDCLDQTHLCLTVFAEAVRTAAYHADRMRAALDPMLYATDLADDLVRKGLPFREAHAVVGRLVREALAAGRALTAYNVTELQTYSPLFDADTLACCNPTASLARRNLCGGTGPDSVAAQLHDCRAWLQAERTRLG from the coding sequence ATGACCCTCTGGCACGGACGATTCAGCGGGACGATGAGCGACGCCATGCGCGCGTTGAATCATTCGCTCGCGATCGACATCCGCTTGCTGCCGTACGATTTGGCGGTCAACCGCGCCTGGGCGCAAGAACTTGCGCAGATCGGCATTCTGACAGCTGCGGAACTGCAAGCCATCGAACGCGGGATCGACCAACTTGCGCAGGAACCGGCAACAATCACGTCGGACGAGGATGTGCATTCATTAGTCGAACGGCGGCTTACGGAAATCGTCGGAGCGGCCGGTGCGAAGATCCACACCGGACGGAGCCGGAACGATCAAGTCATGACTGATCTGCGGCTCTATTTGAAAGACGCCTGCGCTGGGCTGCAACGGGCGATGTGCGACACCGTCACCGTGCTCTGCGATCGTGCCGAAGAATATCGCGACACGGTCCTGCCCGGCTACACCCATTTGCAACAGGCCCAACCGATTGCGTTGGGCCACTATCTCTTGAGCGCCGCGACCAGTCTGCGCGACGATGCCGGACGGCTCCGCGACGCCGCCGCGCGGTTCGACGCCTGTCCGCTCGGCTCCGGTGCGCTCGCGGGAAGTGCCTATCCTATCGATCGCGCCCGCGTGGCGCGGGCGCTCGGCTTCGCAGCCGCCACACCGAACAGCCTCACGGCCACCAGCATGCGCGACGAATGTCTGGAAGTCGCGTCGGCCTGCGCGATTTGCATGACCCACTTGAGCCGGTACGCGGAAGACGCCGTCCTCTGGTCGAGTCAAGAATTCCGCTTCGTCACGTTCGCGGACACGGTCACGACCGGCAGCTCGATGATGCCGCAGAAGAAAAATCCCGACGCGATGGAACTGATTCGCGGCAAGACCGCGCGCGTGATCGGCCAACTGCAAACGCTCTTTACTCTGGTAAAGGGGTTGCCGCTCGCGTACGCGCGCGACTTGCAGGAAGACAAACCCGCGTTGTTTGACTGCCTCGACCAAACGCATCTGTGTCTCACGGTGTTCGCGGAAGCCGTCCGCACCGCCGCGTACCACGCGGATCGGATGCGCGCCGCACTCGACCCGATGCTCTATGCGACCGATCTGGCCGATGACTTGGTCCGCAAAGGGCTCCCGTTCCGCGAGGCCCACGCGGTCGTCGGCCGCTTGGTCCGCGAGGCGCTCGCGGCCGGCCGCGCACTCACTGCATACAACGTGACAGAACTCCAAACCTACTCGCCGCTCTTCGACGCCGACACCCTCGCCTGCTGCAACCCCACCGCGAGCCTCGCGCGTCGCAACCTCTGCGGCGGTACCGGCCCGGACTCGGTCGCCGCACAGTTGCACGATTGCCGCGCGTGGTTGCAAGCAGAACGCACCAGGCTAGGCTAG
- a CDS encoding L,D-transpeptidase has translation MRLRLRVTLHRSLFCCILSTTLCLLSGRASAEAADRPDRVPDVAAPAPEATPSPVPIATIRLIINIPARELRVIDQGQLTTTYPVAVGQPKYRSIVMSELIQRIEWNPVWYPPKSEWAKDAVETPPGPNNPLGVVKLPISRGILIHGTNNASSVGRSVSHGCFRMRNPDAAALAWLLQSRFSDKTDPNLPATYAKHRRRTFVVALFEAVPVDIVYEPIEVRGDTLYLYPDVYGRVAHWEEAVRAQLTAAGIDVSAVPSTAFRQLRVRLRKGKVVIPIAELLTVS, from the coding sequence ATGCGTCTCCGACTCCGAGTCACTCTGCATCGCTCGCTATTTTGTTGCATACTCAGCACGACACTGTGCCTCTTGAGTGGCCGCGCCTCGGCGGAGGCGGCGGATCGGCCGGATCGGGTCCCGGACGTGGCTGCGCCGGCCCCGGAGGCCACGCCATCGCCGGTACCGATCGCCACGATTCGCTTGATCATCAACATCCCCGCGCGCGAATTGCGGGTGATCGATCAAGGACAGCTCACGACGACGTATCCCGTCGCCGTCGGTCAGCCGAAATACCGCAGCATCGTGATGAGCGAATTGATCCAGCGCATCGAGTGGAATCCGGTGTGGTATCCGCCGAAGAGCGAATGGGCGAAGGATGCGGTCGAAACGCCGCCGGGCCCGAACAATCCGTTAGGCGTCGTGAAGCTGCCGATCAGTCGCGGCATCTTAATCCACGGGACCAATAACGCGTCCAGCGTCGGCCGATCCGTGTCGCATGGGTGTTTCCGGATGCGCAATCCGGACGCCGCCGCGTTAGCGTGGCTGCTGCAAAGTCGCTTCTCCGACAAGACCGACCCGAACCTCCCGGCGACGTACGCCAAACATCGGCGCCGCACCTTTGTGGTCGCGCTGTTCGAGGCGGTCCCGGTCGATATCGTCTACGAGCCGATCGAAGTGCGCGGCGACACGCTCTATCTCTATCCCGACGTCTACGGTCGCGTGGCGCACTGGGAAGAGGCGGTCCGCGCGCAACTGACGGCCGCCGGAATCGATGTCAGCGCCGTGCCCTCGACCGCGTTCCGCCAACTCCGAGTGCGCTTACGGAAAGGGAAGGTCGTCATCCCGATTGCCGAATTGCTCACTGTTTCTTGA
- a CDS encoding YcbK family protein → MRTCWSCLCLFALFIGHTAWACAPLGGDGKLVLYSYPHQTLIEVTYRHSDQMDATGLAKIRHALRSPDGVEATIDLRLIALLDQIQDHFGADTVEIISGYRSPAYNGRLKTSGHAVARESQHLKGLAADIHFDEISEMALRDYARALGCGGVGFYPSLNFVHVDLGPMRSWEERAGARKLVGEGTIVYVTDRNTYRSGEPVPLGVAENAGWTGVMESELALEYYHRGIWRVVQRAPAHETITLRAPQFAYGKYRFHRTADPAMYSNEFYFKKQ, encoded by the coding sequence ATGCGAACATGTTGGTCTTGCCTCTGTCTCTTCGCACTCTTCATCGGGCACACCGCGTGGGCGTGCGCGCCGCTCGGCGGCGACGGGAAACTGGTCCTCTACAGCTATCCGCATCAGACGCTGATCGAAGTGACCTATCGACATAGCGACCAAATGGACGCCACCGGACTGGCCAAGATCCGACACGCGTTGCGCTCTCCGGACGGCGTGGAGGCCACGATCGATCTGCGGCTGATCGCATTGCTCGATCAGATCCAGGATCATTTCGGCGCCGATACGGTAGAAATTATTTCCGGCTATCGATCACCGGCCTACAACGGCCGGCTGAAGACGAGCGGGCATGCGGTCGCGCGCGAAAGCCAGCATCTGAAGGGCTTGGCCGCCGATATCCACTTCGACGAGATCAGCGAAATGGCGTTACGCGATTACGCCCGCGCGCTCGGCTGTGGCGGCGTGGGGTTTTACCCCAGCCTCAATTTCGTGCACGTCGATCTCGGCCCGATGCGCAGCTGGGAAGAACGGGCCGGCGCGCGCAAACTCGTGGGCGAGGGGACGATCGTCTACGTGACCGATCGGAATACGTATCGCAGCGGCGAGCCTGTCCCGCTAGGAGTGGCGGAGAACGCGGGCTGGACCGGAGTGATGGAGAGCGAGCTGGCGTTGGAGTATTATCATCGCGGCATCTGGCGCGTCGTGCAGCGCGCTCCCGCGCACGAGACGATCACGCTGCGCGCGCCGCAATTCGCGTACGGCAAATACCGATTTCACCGCACGGCCGATCCGGCCATGTATTCGAACGAATTTTATTTCAAGAAACAGTGA